One stretch of Halichoerus grypus chromosome 10, mHalGry1.hap1.1, whole genome shotgun sequence DNA includes these proteins:
- the LOC118539179 gene encoding cystin-1 — MGSGSSRSGRALRRLRSPDSRTAGPGGAASDGGTRPLGSAAAAAAGTREEAREAEAAEGAAHPDPDRDPGPGPAAPPDGGDETLRLLDQLLAESAAWGPGELVPRGPARPRPAAGAGSPVSSKQSADEHPESGRVSRAPGGSHGRPERQSGSSAISYDCSEEELMASIEREYCR, encoded by the exons ATGGGCAGCGGCAGCAGCCGGAGCGGCCGGGCCCTGAGGCGGCTGCGCAGCCCCGACAGCCGAACGGCGGGGCCCGGCGGGGCAGCCTCGGACGGCGGGACGCGGCCTCTgggctcggcggcggcggcggcggcaggcaCCCGGGAGGAGGCCCGGGAGGCGGAGGCTGCTGAGGGGGCGGCCCACCCCGACCCCGACCGcgaccccggccccggccccgcggcGCCCCCCGACGGCGGGGACGAGACCCTGCGCCTGCTGGACCAGCTGCTGGCCGAGTCGGCGGCCTGGGGCCCCGGGGAGCTGGTCCCGCGGGGCCCTGCGCGGCCCCGACCCGCAGCCGGCGCCGGGAGCCCG GTGTCCTCCAAACAGAGCGCTGACGAGCACCCAGAGAGCGGCAGAGTCTCCAG AGCCCCGGGCGGCAGCCACGGGAGGCCCGAGAGGCAGTCGGGCAGCTCGGCCATCTCGTACGACTGCTCGGAAGAGGAGCTGATGGCCAGCATCGAGCGGGAGTACTGTCGCTGA